A stretch of the Sphingobacterium thalpophilum genome encodes the following:
- a CDS encoding serine hydrolase domain-containing protein, with the protein MVSKSFFTSARPAKALLYCCICISITFQSCRKETAADITRTFYQQGKLNGAILLAKDSQIVIDSALGYSNPSLGTEFNTPDPCFYIASLAKPLTAAAIMKLQELHLLRYDDHASAYIKELPKYAADVTIRQLLNHTSGIKDYEAPTQTSINALKNADVLAWLSRAAALDFPPGTKFKYSSSGYILLSIIIERITKKTFAEFLRTTVLAPLDMKHTFVFDNMAHPIPGKVTGFDKKNQILDYRQLTTGDGGIYSTTGDLLKFDKALREGTLLNKENTETMYSIPTIDKGNTRGYGFGWYVDRSTMEVFHTGGLDGFRCLFWRDLKNKLTLIVLTNKGDAFDPGEYLHAMRKTMYDLRNE; encoded by the coding sequence ATGGTGTCAAAGTCCTTTTTCACGTCAGCTCGCCCGGCAAAGGCTCTTCTTTACTGTTGTATTTGTATTTCGATCACATTCCAATCCTGCAGAAAAGAAACAGCAGCCGACATCACAAGAACGTTTTACCAACAGGGGAAACTGAACGGGGCTATACTGTTGGCAAAAGACAGCCAGATCGTTATTGACAGTGCACTCGGATACAGCAACCCTTCGCTGGGTACTGAATTTAATACACCGGATCCCTGTTTCTACATTGCATCACTGGCTAAGCCCTTAACCGCGGCTGCCATCATGAAGCTCCAGGAATTACATTTACTGCGTTATGACGACCATGCTTCCGCATATATTAAAGAGCTGCCAAAATATGCAGCCGATGTGACCATCCGGCAGCTGCTTAATCACACTTCGGGCATAAAAGATTATGAAGCACCGACACAAACGAGTATTAATGCGTTGAAGAACGCTGATGTATTAGCATGGCTTAGCCGGGCCGCTGCACTGGATTTTCCACCGGGGACGAAGTTTAAATATAGCAGTTCGGGTTATATCTTGCTTTCAATAATTATTGAACGGATCACAAAAAAAACGTTTGCTGAATTTCTGCGCACAACCGTGCTTGCCCCACTAGACATGAAGCACACGTTTGTATTTGACAATATGGCTCATCCGATTCCGGGTAAAGTGACAGGTTTTGATAAGAAAAACCAGATTCTTGACTATAGACAATTAACAACAGGAGATGGAGGGATTTATTCAACCACAGGAGATCTACTGAAATTTGATAAAGCGCTGAGAGAGGGGACGCTCCTCAATAAAGAAAATACCGAGACGATGTACAGCATTCCTACAATCGATAAAGGAAACACAAGGGGTTATGGATTTGGCTGGTATGTTGACAGGTCAACCATGGAAGTATTCCATACCGGTGGTCTGGACGGATTTCGGTGCCTATTCTGGCGGGATTTAAAAAATAAGCTCACTTTGATCGTACTGACCAACAAAGGCGATGCTTTTGATCCGGGAGAGTATCTCCATGCCATGAGGAAAACCATGTATGATCTCCGTAACGAGTAG
- a CDS encoding YegP family protein, with translation MGKFVVKTRKDGEFQFNLKASNGQVILSSEGYSTKASCLNGVESVKRNSQDDNKFERKIAANGKFYFNLKATNGQVIGNSELYETESGREKGIESVKANAPKATIEDLD, from the coding sequence ATGGGAAAATTTGTAGTAAAAACACGAAAAGACGGAGAATTCCAATTTAATCTTAAAGCGAGCAACGGGCAGGTCATTTTGAGCAGCGAAGGGTACAGCACGAAAGCCAGCTGCCTGAATGGTGTGGAATCGGTCAAACGAAATTCACAGGACGACAACAAATTTGAACGTAAAATTGCCGCGAATGGCAAATTTTATTTTAACCTCAAAGCTACAAATGGCCAGGTCATCGGCAACAGTGAATTATATGAAACTGAGAGCGGCAGAGAAAAGGGGATTGAGTCAGTAAAAGCCAATGCCCCGAAAGCTACAATCGAGGACTTGGATTAG
- a CDS encoding ABC transporter permease — MNLSTARSENRAKEVGVRKVTGAYRSLLIAQFLTEAILIASIGGVIALAAVWLCLPALNNLLGSKVALDFTSPMLMKPTLRNLKTLGDKAFWLERLLSLPFLYPVLASLPWQRIWPKSAKRKSESERSWGLLSFPSLACCPWSLPCWYLYRVWSPFLYRIGLPITFFCRCTVNVRL, encoded by the coding sequence ATGAATTTAAGTACTGCTCGCAGTGAAAATCGCGCTAAGGAAGTTGGTGTCCGGAAAGTGACAGGAGCCTACAGGAGCTTACTTATTGCCCAATTTCTCACCGAGGCTATCCTCATCGCTTCTATTGGCGGCGTCATCGCCCTTGCTGCAGTATGGCTCTGCCTGCCAGCTCTCAATAATCTGCTTGGAAGCAAAGTTGCTCTGGATTTCACCTCGCCGATGTTGATGAAGCCTACGTTAAGAAATTTAAAGACACTCGGCGACAAGGCATTCTGGCTGGAGCGTTTACTATCGTTACCATTTTTGTATCCTGTCTTGGCCTCTTTGCCCTGGCAGCGTATATGGCCGAAAAGCGCAAAAAGGAAATCGGAGTCAGAAAGGTCTTGGGGGCTTCTGTCTTTTCCATCACTGGCCTGCTGTCCATGGAGTTTACCCTGTTGGTACTTGTATCGTGTTTGGTCGCCTTTCCTTTATCGTATTGGTTTACCGATCACTTTTTTTTGCAGATGTACAGTTAACGTACGCCTATAA
- a CDS encoding Fur family transcriptional regulator, whose translation MKSLEEKLLNRNIKPTAVRLLIFKTMHGFKRAFSLIDLEVELETVNRSTIFRTLNLFHDNLLIHSIDDGSGSMKYSICTDDCMCTVDDLHVHFNCIRCKNTFCLESISVPPIQLPEKFLLASINFVMKGYCDDCSRFFKT comes from the coding sequence ATGAAAAGTTTGGAAGAAAAGTTGTTAAACAGAAACATTAAGCCAACGGCGGTAAGATTACTGATTTTTAAAACAATGCATGGTTTTAAGAGAGCATTCAGCTTGATTGACCTGGAGGTAGAGCTGGAAACTGTCAATAGGTCCACCATTTTCCGGACGCTGAATTTATTTCACGACAATCTGCTCATTCATAGTATTGATGATGGCTCCGGTTCAATGAAATATTCCATCTGTACCGACGACTGCATGTGTACCGTCGATGATCTCCATGTGCATTTTAACTGCATACGCTGTAAAAATACCTTTTGTCTCGAAAGTATCTCTGTGCCCCCGATTCAGCTGCCTGAAAAATTTTTACTTGCAAGCATCAACTTCGTCATGAAAGGGTATTGTGACGACTGCTCACGTTTTTTTAAAACTTAG
- a CDS encoding heavy metal translocating P-type ATPase yields the protein MSKICCSTDNRLELTKKNDHGHQYDTERGQLCCHPSESVAKGAGIREEDHSHDHGHGHEHSHETAGSSAFRLFVQPAISLILLLAAIGLDNYFRQDWFAGWVRLLWYVVAYIPVGLPVIKEAADSIRSKDLFSEFLLMTLATIGAFAIGEYPEAVAVMLFYAVGETFQTLAVSRAKRNIKMLLDQRPDKVTVLQDGKLITKPAEQAVIGDVLQLKPGEKLALDAELLSESASFNTAALTGESKPDTKRKGETVLAGMINLTVVCQVRVTTAYSDSKLSKILKLVQDAASQKAPTELFIRKFSKIYTPIVVYLAIAIALMPAFFVNDYVFSDWLYRALVFLVISCPCALVISIPLGYFGGIGAASKNGILFKGSNFLDALAKVQHVVMDKTGTLTAGVFNIQELFISNEYDRDQILGLVNALESQSTHPIATAIRNYWGEPDAQIRVHNVEEIPGHGLRAFANGKELLVGNFKLLDRYNISYDLATQKIASTVVAIAYDRRYAGYVTIADSVKTDAADAVSKLHKLGVHTTMLSGDKSLVVRQVADQLQINSAYGDLLPEDKVNKVKDIRTERGLVAFVGDGVNDAPVLAWSDVGIAMGGLGSDAAIETADVVIQDDMPSKIPMAIQIGRQTKRIVLQNIVLAFGVKAVVLILGAGGLATMWEAVFADVGVALLAILNAVRIQRMRFD from the coding sequence ATGTCAAAAATATGTTGCAGTACAGATAATCGTCTGGAACTTACCAAAAAAAATGATCACGGACATCAATACGACACTGAGAGAGGGCAGCTATGCTGTCATCCCTCAGAAAGCGTCGCTAAAGGAGCGGGCATCCGGGAAGAAGATCACAGCCATGACCACGGTCACGGACATGAGCATAGTCATGAGACGGCGGGCTCGTCGGCTTTCCGTCTTTTTGTACAGCCAGCGATTTCGCTGATCCTGCTTCTTGCAGCCATTGGGCTTGACAACTATTTCAGGCAGGACTGGTTTGCGGGATGGGTCAGGCTACTATGGTATGTGGTAGCGTATATTCCTGTCGGTCTACCGGTCATTAAAGAAGCGGCAGACAGCATACGTTCAAAAGACTTGTTCTCCGAGTTTTTATTGATGACCTTGGCCACGATTGGCGCATTTGCAATCGGCGAATATCCTGAGGCTGTGGCCGTCATGCTGTTTTACGCTGTCGGGGAGACCTTTCAGACGCTCGCGGTGTCAAGAGCGAAACGCAACATCAAAATGTTGCTGGATCAGCGTCCCGACAAAGTAACCGTACTGCAGGACGGCAAATTGATAACCAAACCTGCTGAGCAAGCTGTCATAGGCGATGTGCTGCAGCTAAAGCCGGGTGAAAAGCTGGCGCTGGATGCTGAACTGCTTTCAGAAAGTGCCTCTTTCAATACAGCCGCCCTCACGGGGGAAAGTAAACCGGACACCAAGCGGAAAGGGGAAACCGTCCTGGCAGGTATGATCAACTTAACTGTCGTCTGCCAAGTCAGGGTGACGACAGCCTATAGTGACAGTAAGCTCAGTAAAATACTCAAACTGGTACAGGATGCTGCATCGCAAAAAGCACCTACGGAATTGTTTATTCGAAAATTCTCGAAAATATATACACCTATCGTTGTTTACCTGGCGATAGCAATTGCCTTAATGCCTGCATTTTTCGTTAATGACTATGTCTTTAGTGACTGGCTGTACCGGGCTTTGGTATTTCTGGTGATTTCCTGTCCATGTGCCCTGGTTATCTCGATTCCCCTGGGCTATTTTGGGGGAATAGGGGCCGCCAGCAAAAATGGCATTCTATTTAAAGGCTCCAATTTTCTGGATGCACTGGCCAAAGTACAACATGTGGTGATGGATAAAACCGGTACTTTGACAGCAGGGGTTTTTAATATTCAGGAGTTATTCATCAGCAACGAATACGACCGGGATCAGATACTTGGTCTCGTCAACGCACTTGAAAGCCAGAGCACACATCCCATTGCAACGGCCATCCGTAACTACTGGGGTGAACCTGATGCCCAGATCCGGGTGCACAATGTGGAAGAAATTCCGGGACATGGTCTTCGTGCATTCGCCAATGGTAAAGAACTATTGGTCGGCAATTTTAAACTACTGGACCGATACAATATCAGCTATGATCTGGCCACCCAAAAAATCGCTTCGACAGTTGTGGCAATTGCTTATGACCGGCGCTATGCAGGATATGTGACTATCGCAGATAGTGTCAAGACCGACGCTGCGGACGCGGTAAGTAAGCTGCATAAACTCGGTGTGCATACAACCATGCTCAGCGGCGACAAAAGCCTGGTCGTGCGGCAAGTGGCAGACCAGCTGCAAATTAACAGTGCTTATGGAGACCTATTGCCCGAGGATAAAGTCAACAAAGTAAAGGACATCAGAACGGAACGGGGGCTTGTTGCCTTTGTGGGAGACGGCGTAAATGACGCGCCTGTACTGGCGTGGAGTGACGTGGGGATCGCCATGGGAGGATTGGGCAGCGACGCCGCCATAGAAACTGCTGATGTTGTCATACAGGACGATATGCCTTCCAAAATTCCGATGGCTATCCAAATTGGCAGGCAGACCAAAAGAATCGTGCTACAGAATATCGTCCTGGCATTTGGCGTAAAGGCAGTGGTGCTGATTTTGGGAGCAGGTGGGCTGGCCACGATGTGGGAAGCGGTGTTTGCAGATGTCGGTGTGGCACTCCTGGCAATCCTGAACGCCGTTCGGATACAACGTATGAGGTTTGACTAG
- a CDS encoding VOC family protein has protein sequence MIEGLYETHVQVSNLENAVKFYTEVLGLELAHYDDTRPIAFLWIGENKKAMLGLWEQKEHLQKRHFAFHCSKSFILDSANQFLQSNGLEAYNFLKDGTNKPMVFAWMPALALYFDDPDGNQLEFIHILDGQGQPQLGVISYEEWKALHSK, from the coding sequence ATGATCGAAGGTTTATACGAAACACATGTACAGGTAAGTAACCTGGAGAATGCAGTAAAATTTTATACAGAGGTTTTGGGGCTGGAGCTCGCCCATTATGATGACACCCGGCCCATCGCTTTTTTATGGATCGGGGAAAACAAGAAAGCAATGCTCGGATTGTGGGAACAAAAAGAGCATCTGCAGAAAAGGCACTTCGCTTTTCATTGTAGCAAGTCATTTATCCTGGACTCAGCCAACCAGTTTTTACAATCCAACGGCTTAGAAGCTTATAATTTTTTGAAGGACGGCACGAATAAGCCGATGGTTTTTGCGTGGATGCCGGCTTTGGCTCTTTATTTTGACGATCCGGATGGCAATCAGCTTGAGTTTATCCATATATTGGACGGTCAGGGGCAGCCACAGCTTGGTGTGATCAGCTATGAGGAATGGAAAGCTTTGCACAGTAAGTAA
- a CDS encoding class I SAM-dependent methyltransferase, translating into MEENYIEINRQSWNTKTEIHLRSEFYDVDGFLAGKSSLNEVERQLLSDINGKSVLHLQCHFGLDSISLNRLGAEVTAVDLSDVAIERAKQLAQEAGAEVRFICCDIYDLPCYLNERFDIVFTSYGVIGWLPDLDKWANLISRFLKPNGRLIFVEFHPVVWMFDDSFDKISYRYFNAGPIVTYETGTYAERTADISLKTVGWNHSLSEVITSLITNGLLIKSFEEYDYSPYDCFNNTVEQEPKKYRIKHLDDKIPMVYAIMALKEG; encoded by the coding sequence ATGGAAGAAAATTATATAGAGATAAACCGTCAGTCCTGGAATACGAAAACAGAGATTCATCTGCGGTCAGAGTTTTATGATGTCGACGGATTTCTTGCGGGGAAAAGTTCGCTAAATGAAGTTGAAAGACAATTGCTGAGCGATATAAACGGCAAATCAGTCTTGCATCTGCAGTGCCACTTTGGTCTGGATTCGATTTCGCTGAATAGGCTGGGAGCAGAAGTAACAGCGGTAGACCTGTCGGATGTCGCCATAGAGCGGGCAAAGCAGCTGGCACAGGAAGCCGGTGCGGAAGTTCGGTTTATATGCTGCGACATATATGATCTACCCTGTTACTTGAATGAGCGGTTTGATATTGTCTTCACCAGCTATGGTGTGATCGGCTGGTTACCCGATCTCGACAAGTGGGCTAACCTGATCTCCAGATTTCTGAAGCCCAATGGAAGGCTGATATTCGTGGAGTTTCACCCTGTGGTATGGATGTTTGACGATAGTTTTGATAAGATATCCTACAGATATTTTAATGCAGGCCCCATTGTAACTTATGAAACAGGCACTTATGCAGAAAGAACTGCAGATATATCGCTCAAAACGGTGGGCTGGAACCATAGTCTAAGCGAGGTGATCACTAGTCTGATCACGAATGGACTGCTAATAAAGTCTTTTGAAGAGTACGATTATTCGCCCTACGACTGCTTCAACAACACAGTCGAACAAGAACCTAAAAAATATAGGATCAAGCATTTGGACGATAAAATTCCGATGGTCTATGCTATTATGGCGTTAAAGGAGGGATAA
- a CDS encoding dihydrofolate reductase family protein, protein MKKLILQQFISLDGFCADRDKTTGFFDGTYNSIGNEITPHQEKLMESIDLILLGKETYSMFSAYWPEAGGDDGKIAEAMNDIPKIVFSSSLQEVHWGRHENIRLVPDDAITFVRSIKHKNEGKNMIMWGSISLAQSLLRAELIDEVQLVIVPVAIGKGYSLFPEDFELFHFALTDHKVFSDGVVLLTYTPQKNS, encoded by the coding sequence ATGAAAAAGCTTATTCTACAACAATTTATATCGCTAGATGGTTTTTGTGCAGATAGGGACAAAACCACTGGTTTTTTTGATGGAACTTATAATAGTATAGGTAATGAAATAACACCACATCAGGAAAAACTTATGGAAAGTATCGATCTGATTCTTCTTGGAAAAGAAACCTATAGCATGTTTAGCGCCTATTGGCCGGAGGCCGGAGGGGATGATGGCAAGATCGCAGAGGCAATGAACGATATTCCAAAAATCGTTTTTTCCAGCTCATTACAAGAGGTACATTGGGGCCGTCATGAAAACATTAGACTCGTTCCGGATGACGCTATTACTTTTGTCAGATCTATAAAACATAAAAACGAGGGAAAAAACATGATTATGTGGGGTAGTATTTCCTTGGCACAATCGTTATTGAGAGCTGAACTCATTGATGAGGTGCAATTAGTTATAGTACCTGTAGCTATTGGTAAAGGGTATTCTCTATTCCCCGAGGATTTTGAACTTTTTCATTTCGCACTTACAGATCACAAGGTATTCTCAGATGGTGTGGTTTTGCTTACCTATACACCACAGAAAAATTCTTAG
- a CDS encoding NAD-dependent epimerase/dehydratase family protein: MQTILGANGQIGEELARELRRNFTSSIRIVSRNAKKVNDTDEIFSADLSIREKAVEAVKGSEIAYFTLGLPISSDLWEKQFSLILRHVIDACKINHTKLVFFDNTYMYPQDDHVLTEETAFDPVGRKGRVRRKMAEMVLKEIESGGLEAVICRAPEFYGPGKTQSITNTLIFNNIKEGSKLKVPLSANKKRSLIWTPDASRATALIGNTPDAFGQTWHLPVDKSHPTYKEFIRMAAGIYGRDLKYSVVRKLMFKIGSLFNKSVKELLELLPRYEHDNLFDDSKFRTKFPDFQVTSYKQGISIIKDEQLSPNKIIK, translated from the coding sequence ATGCAAACGATATTAGGAGCTAACGGTCAGATTGGCGAAGAGCTCGCCAGAGAACTTAGAAGAAATTTTACTTCTTCTATACGAATTGTTAGCAGGAATGCGAAAAAAGTAAATGACACGGACGAGATTTTTTCTGCGGATCTGTCCATTCGTGAAAAAGCGGTTGAAGCGGTAAAAGGCAGTGAAATTGCCTATTTCACATTGGGGCTTCCCATCAGTTCGGATCTCTGGGAGAAACAGTTTTCACTGATCCTACGTCATGTCATTGATGCCTGCAAGATCAACCATACCAAACTCGTATTCTTTGACAATACGTATATGTATCCCCAGGATGATCACGTATTGACAGAAGAAACCGCTTTTGACCCTGTGGGAAGAAAGGGAAGGGTCAGAAGGAAAATGGCCGAAATGGTGTTGAAAGAAATTGAATCCGGCGGACTTGAAGCGGTGATCTGTCGTGCTCCTGAATTTTACGGTCCGGGCAAAACGCAGAGTATTACCAATACCTTGATTTTTAACAATATCAAAGAAGGTAGCAAGCTGAAGGTTCCATTGAGCGCAAATAAGAAAAGAAGCCTGATCTGGACTCCTGACGCGAGCCGGGCTACTGCTTTGATTGGAAATACCCCTGACGCATTTGGTCAGACATGGCACCTGCCGGTCGATAAAAGCCATCCTACTTATAAAGAGTTTATCCGAATGGCAGCAGGAATCTACGGCAGAGACCTGAAATATTCTGTTGTCCGAAAACTGATGTTCAAAATAGGCTCACTTTTCAATAAAAGCGTAAAGGAACTGCTGGAGCTTCTTCCCCGATATGAACATGACAATCTATTTGACGATTCAAAATTCAGAACGAAATTTCCGGACTTTCAGGTCACATCCTATAAGCAGGGAATCAGTATCATCAAAGATGAACAGCTTTCACCTAACAAGATAATTAAGTAA
- a CDS encoding helix-turn-helix domain-containing protein, translated as MKTPEKVSSISTLHQFLGLKKPANPLISVFNFDDVKLEPETILGAITTDFYVIALKKDCAGGKCRYGQQYYDFDEGTMYFIAPHQVLQFDDILLDKVRGFVLVVHPDFLHGYGLASHIKEYGYFSYTANEALHLSEKEEKTIFDIIANIEQEIDFNMDSFTQDLLVSNLDLLLKYCDRYYNRQFLTRKKINSDLLSRLELLLDDYFNNDKLTINGIPSVHSIADQLHLSANYLSDMLRVQTGQTTQQHIQNRLIEKAKELLSTTSMSVSEIAYQLGFEHPQSFHRLFKSRTSLSPLEFRSSLN; from the coding sequence ATGAAAACTCCGGAAAAAGTATCCTCTATAAGTACACTTCATCAATTCTTGGGTTTAAAGAAACCCGCCAACCCGCTGATCAGTGTATTTAATTTCGATGATGTTAAGCTGGAACCGGAGACCATACTTGGTGCGATAACCACTGATTTTTATGTCATTGCTTTGAAAAAAGACTGTGCCGGTGGAAAATGCAGATATGGACAGCAATATTACGATTTCGATGAAGGTACCATGTATTTTATTGCCCCGCATCAGGTCCTTCAGTTTGATGATATACTGCTTGACAAAGTAAGAGGGTTTGTCCTGGTGGTACACCCGGATTTCCTGCATGGTTATGGACTGGCATCTCACATAAAAGAATACGGTTATTTTTCTTACACAGCCAATGAAGCTTTGCATCTTTCTGAGAAGGAAGAGAAAACCATTTTTGATATCATAGCCAATATTGAACAGGAAATTGATTTCAACATGGATTCCTTTACACAGGATCTGCTTGTCTCTAATCTGGATCTTTTGTTGAAATATTGTGACCGTTATTACAATCGCCAGTTTCTGACCAGAAAAAAAATCAACAGTGACCTTCTTTCCAGGTTGGAGCTTTTATTGGATGACTATTTCAACAATGATAAATTAACCATTAACGGTATACCTTCAGTTCACTCTATTGCCGACCAATTACACCTGAGTGCCAATTATCTGAGCGATATGTTAAGGGTGCAAACCGGGCAAACAACGCAGCAGCATATCCAGAACAGGTTGATCGAAAAAGCAAAAGAATTACTGTCGACCACCTCCATGTCGGTCTCTGAAATTGCCTATCAGCTTGGGTTCGAACATCCGCAATCCTTTCACCGTCTTTTCAAAAGCCGAACATCACTTTCTCCGCTGGAATTCAGGTCATCATTAAATTAA
- a CDS encoding alpha/beta hydrolase: MDNGAKALQLERDGKGSCRATGKNINFDDLNKVITHTLIIKISIMANNIKAENDPQILSGIREFLNGLNNSGGKPLETLTPREARQVLVDAQSSVEVDYSGIMEEEREITQDGITVNIHIVKPANATTENLPVFMFTHGGGWVLGDYPTHRRLVRDLVVHSGAAAVFTDYTPSPEAQYPVAINQIYAAAKWVSENGAEIGVDGKNMAAAGNSVGGNMTAVLCLMAKDKGGPEIKFQLLLWPVTDADFTRESWQKYAEERFLTAPLMKWMWDNYLPDTEKRKEYYATPFNAPLEKLKGLPPALVQLAENDILFDEGLAYARKLDEAGVPTTIQTYNGFIHDYGLLNPLDHIEAVKFSSEQGALALKKALFGK; this comes from the coding sequence TTGGATAACGGGGCAAAAGCCCTTCAGCTCGAAAGAGATGGCAAAGGTAGTTGTCGAGCAACTGGAAAAAATATAAACTTTGATGACCTAAATAAGGTTATTACTCATACGTTAATCATTAAAATTTCAATTATGGCAAACAATATTAAAGCTGAAAACGATCCACAGATCCTTTCAGGAATCAGAGAATTTTTGAATGGGTTGAATAATAGCGGCGGCAAACCCTTGGAAACACTGACTCCACGGGAAGCCAGACAGGTCTTGGTTGATGCGCAAAGTTCTGTGGAAGTAGATTATTCAGGAATTATGGAAGAAGAAAGGGAAATTACCCAGGATGGCATCACCGTCAATATCCATATTGTAAAACCTGCTAATGCCACTACTGAAAACCTTCCGGTATTTATGTTTACGCATGGTGGTGGATGGGTATTGGGCGATTATCCAACCCATAGAAGACTGGTAAGGGATTTAGTTGTTCATAGCGGAGCGGCAGCAGTTTTTACCGATTACACACCCTCACCAGAAGCGCAATATCCTGTAGCGATCAATCAAATTTATGCAGCTGCAAAATGGGTTTCAGAAAACGGGGCCGAAATCGGTGTTGACGGCAAAAATATGGCTGCTGCAGGAAATAGTGTCGGCGGAAATATGACTGCGGTCCTTTGCCTGATGGCTAAAGATAAAGGCGGGCCTGAAATAAAATTTCAGTTATTACTGTGGCCCGTAACTGACGCGGATTTTACCCGTGAATCCTGGCAGAAATATGCAGAAGAACGATTCCTTACCGCTCCATTAATGAAATGGATGTGGGATAATTACCTTCCCGACACCGAGAAACGCAAGGAATATTATGCGACTCCATTCAATGCGCCTTTGGAAAAGCTTAAAGGGCTTCCACCAGCACTGGTGCAGCTGGCTGAAAACGATATTCTTTTTGATGAAGGATTGGCGTATGCAAGAAAGTTAGATGAAGCAGGCGTTCCGACTACTATCCAGACTTATAATGGGTTTATCCATGATTATGGCTTGTTGAATCCGCTAGATCATATTGAAGCCGTGAAGTTTTCATCAGAGCAAGGCGCTCTCGCGCTCAAAAAAGCACTGTTCGGAAAATGA
- a CDS encoding BON domain-containing protein, whose protein sequence is MRLNSLLCAGLGVLLATQACRSPESDDKLQSTIEAALADNQGIEVDVEEGNVTLDGQIGSDSLKQLIEDKVKQAGGTDIKSIHNNIMVNLPEPEDAREKYHEIVEGAVDSTLTRDVNRVLEEFPTITAQVKDGVIIATGNIEKAKLDTLRKKLEHIKPKSIDMKGVTSR, encoded by the coding sequence ATGAGATTAAACAGTTTACTTTGTGCAGGTTTAGGTGTCCTGCTGGCTACGCAGGCGTGTCGGTCTCCGGAATCGGACGATAAACTACAGTCTACCATCGAAGCAGCTTTGGCGGACAACCAAGGTATAGAAGTGGATGTCGAGGAAGGAAATGTCACGCTGGACGGACAGATTGGATCAGATTCTTTAAAACAGTTGATCGAAGATAAGGTGAAACAGGCTGGTGGTACAGATATTAAGTCCATCCATAATAATATTATGGTCAACCTGCCTGAACCGGAAGACGCCCGCGAAAAGTATCATGAGATCGTGGAAGGAGCAGTCGACTCGACGTTGACCAGAGATGTCAACCGTGTGCTGGAAGAGTTCCCCACGATAACCGCGCAGGTAAAGGACGGTGTTATCATCGCAACGGGCAACATTGAAAAAGCGAAATTAGATACACTCCGCAAAAAGCTTGAACACATCAAACCTAAGAGCATTGATATGAAAGGGGTAACCAGCCGATAG
- a CDS encoding tRNA threonylcarbamoyladenosine dehydratase has product MKDLSWLSRTEALIGRAALEKLANSHVMVLGLGGVGSFAAEFICRAGVGKMTIIDGDTVDPSNRNRQLPALATNHGEAKAEIMRQRLLSINPELDLTVIQDFIIPEKIPDLLELAPDYCVEAIDSITPKLFFIRRALEAKIPFVSSMGAGGKVDPTKIRIADISKSYNCKLAQHIRKKLRKHGIRDGVKVAFSTELPDKNSLLYTDGSNFKKSAYGTMSYLPAAFGGAIASVAIRDLIENT; this is encoded by the coding sequence ATGAAAGATTTAAGTTGGCTGTCCCGCACTGAGGCTTTGATCGGGCGGGCGGCGCTGGAAAAACTGGCAAATTCACATGTGATGGTTCTGGGACTGGGGGGCGTAGGTTCCTTTGCAGCCGAATTTATCTGTCGTGCCGGAGTTGGGAAAATGACTATCATCGATGGTGATACCGTAGATCCGTCGAACAGAAACAGGCAGCTACCTGCGCTGGCGACCAACCATGGAGAAGCGAAAGCCGAGATTATGCGGCAGCGGCTCCTGTCAATTAATCCTGAGCTCGACCTGACGGTGATACAGGATTTTATTATTCCCGAGAAAATTCCTGATTTGCTGGAACTGGCACCCGACTACTGTGTGGAGGCGATCGATAGCATCACGCCAAAACTATTTTTTATACGCCGGGCATTGGAGGCCAAAATTCCATTTGTAAGCTCTATGGGTGCGGGCGGTAAAGTCGATCCCACAAAGATCAGAATCGCCGATATCAGCAAGTCGTACAATTGTAAACTTGCCCAGCATATTCGCAAGAAGTTGCGCAAGCATGGTATCCGTGATGGCGTCAAGGTCGCTTTTTCGACGGAGCTTCCCGACAAAAATTCATTGCTCTATACCGATGGAAGCAATTTTAAGAAATCTGCCTATGGAACGATGTCCTATTTACCGGCAGCTTTTGGCGGCGCCATTGCATCCGTTGCTATTCGCGATCTCATAGAAAATACGTAA